Proteins encoded by one window of Paroedura picta isolate Pp20150507F chromosome 11, Ppicta_v3.0, whole genome shotgun sequence:
- the GUK1 gene encoding guanylate kinase isoform X2: protein MSWRRSLCSAFAVMVGPRPVVLSGPSGAGKSTLLKRLLKDYENVFGFSVSHTTRNPRPGEMNGKDYHFVTREKMQEEIDAGGFVEHAEFSGNMYGTSKAAIQAVQAQNQICILDIDMQGVRSMKKTDLNPIYISIQPPSIEVLEKRLRDRQTETEESLQKRLNTACVDLELSKEPGLFDLIIINDDLDLAYSELKKILAVEIQKAQGSKKS from the exons TGATGGTGGGACCACGGCCAGTTGTTCTGAGTGGACCTTCAGGAGCCGGGAAGAGCACTTTGCTGAAAAGGCTGTTGAAGGATTACGAGAACGTCTTCGGCTTCAGCGTGTCCC ATACCACAAGGAACCCCAGGCCTGGTGAAATGAACGGGAAAG aTTACCATTTTGTGACCAGAGAAAAGATGCAGGAGGAAATTGATGCCGGAGGATTTGTTGAACATGCAGAGTTTTCGGGGAATATGTATGGAACAAG TAAAGCTGCCATCCAGGCCGTCCAGGCACAGAACCAGATCTGCATCCTGGATATCGACATGCAGGGCGTGAGGAGCATGAAGAAGACGGACCTGAACCCCATCTACATCTCCATCCAGCCTCCGTCCATTGAAGTCCTG GAAAAAAGGCTAcgagacaggcagacagagacCGAGGAGAGCTTGCAGAAGAGGCTGAACACAGCCTGCGTAGACCTGGAACTTA GTAAAGAGCCCGGCCTTTTCGATCTGATCATCATTAACGACGATTTAGACCTGGCGTATTCTGAACTGAAGAAGATTCTCGCCGTG GAAATCCAGAAGGCACAGGGATCCAAGAAGTCCTGA
- the GUK1 gene encoding guanylate kinase isoform X1 has protein sequence MVGPRPVVLSGPSGAGKSTLLKRLLKDYENVFGFSVSHTTRNPRPGEMNGKDYHFVTREKMQEEIDAGGFVEHAEFSGNMYGTSKAAIQAVQAQNQICILDIDMQGVRSMKKTDLNPIYISIQPPSIEVLEKRLRDRQTETEESLQKRLNTACVDLELSKEPGLFDLIIINDDLDLAYSELKKILAVEIQKAQGSKKS, from the exons ATGGTGGGACCACGGCCAGTTGTTCTGAGTGGACCTTCAGGAGCCGGGAAGAGCACTTTGCTGAAAAGGCTGTTGAAGGATTACGAGAACGTCTTCGGCTTCAGCGTGTCCC ATACCACAAGGAACCCCAGGCCTGGTGAAATGAACGGGAAAG aTTACCATTTTGTGACCAGAGAAAAGATGCAGGAGGAAATTGATGCCGGAGGATTTGTTGAACATGCAGAGTTTTCGGGGAATATGTATGGAACAAG TAAAGCTGCCATCCAGGCCGTCCAGGCACAGAACCAGATCTGCATCCTGGATATCGACATGCAGGGCGTGAGGAGCATGAAGAAGACGGACCTGAACCCCATCTACATCTCCATCCAGCCTCCGTCCATTGAAGTCCTG GAAAAAAGGCTAcgagacaggcagacagagacCGAGGAGAGCTTGCAGAAGAGGCTGAACACAGCCTGCGTAGACCTGGAACTTA GTAAAGAGCCCGGCCTTTTCGATCTGATCATCATTAACGACGATTTAGACCTGGCGTATTCTGAACTGAAGAAGATTCTCGCCGTG GAAATCCAGAAGGCACAGGGATCCAAGAAGTCCTGA